AGCAACCGCAACAAGCTCCTGACCGGCTTGGTGCTGGGCGCGCCGGTGATTTTCTATCTTCTGTGGCGCCCCGACGGCGCCGCCTTGCTAGCGCAGACCTTGATCGAATACGTCTCGTTCATTGCGCTCTTGGGCGCGCTGTTCGTCATCTCGGGCGGCATCTACCTGCGGGGATCGCTGACCGGCACACCACTGGTGAACACCGTGTTCATGGCCGTGGGCTCTTTGCTGGCCAGTTTGATCGGCACCACCGGGGCATCGGCGTTGCTGATTCGTCCCTTGCTGCGCGCCAACCAGGGACGCAGCAAGGTGACCCACATGGTGGTGTTCTTCATCTTCATCGTCTCGAACGGGGCCGGCATGTTGACCCCGCTCGGCGATCCACCGCTGTTCTTGGGGTTTCTGCGCGGGGTCCCGTTCCTGTGGACGCTGCGGCTGGCACCGCCGTGGGCGATGGCGAACGGGGTGCTGCTGGTGTTGTTCTATGCGTTCGACTGGTGGACTTTCCGACGGGACGGCAAGGCCGAGCAACCGTCAGCCGCGCCAGCGGAAGGCATAGGCAAAGAACGATTGCGCATCGAAGGCCGCATCAATCTTTTGTGGCTGCTGGGGATCGTTCTCACCGTCTTTGCCGCCGGCACCTGGGGCCCGGCGGTGCTGCCGGACCCGCATGTCCGTTCGCTGGTCCAGATCCTGTGCATGATGGCGCTGGCGGGGGCTTCGTTGTGGACCACGCCGCGGACCATTCACGAGGCGAACCGGTTTTCATGGGCGCCCATCGTCGAAGTCGGCGTCGTGTTCATCGGGATCTTCGTGACCATGGTGCCGGCGCTGCTG
This Polyangia bacterium DNA region includes the following protein-coding sequences:
- a CDS encoding sodium:proton antiporter; its protein translation is MPSVPVAFATPLWAVLPFACYLLLIAGLPLFFGHFWESNRNKLLTGLVLGAPVIFYLLWRPDGAALLAQTLIEYVSFIALLGALFVISGGIYLRGSLTGTPLVNTVFMAVGSLLASLIGTTGASALLIRPLLRANQGRSKVTHMVVFFIFIVSNGAGMLTPLGDPPLFLGFLRGVPFLWTLRLAPPWAMANGVLLVLFYAFDWWTFRRDGKAEQPSAAPAEGIGKERLRIEGRINLLWLLGIVLTVFAAGTWGPAVLPDPHVRSLVQILCMMALAGASLWTTPRTIHEANRFSWAPIVEVGVVFIGIFVTMVPALLFLEERGATLGVTKPWQFFWASGALSSVLDNAPTYLTFASLATGVADHGAGVLSAANLGTLAAHPVGQQLLAAVACGSVFMGANTYIGNGPNFMVKAIAEQHHVRMPSFFGYTLWSGAILIPLFGLVALFFF